The nucleotide sequence AAACCTCAGAATCAAAGTCATAACGCACCTGCTTTTAGAGCAACATCTCTTCAATATTTTAGGTACTTAACTTAGCTAAGGAGTGCCTTATGGAAAAACTTTTCAAATCTTTGAAACCCGCCAAAAGTTCAAGTAAAACAAAAGTCAAACGGAGACGCTATAAATTTTATCCTGATCTTCCTTATGACCCGCAATTGGCGCCCGGGGCCTTAGAGGATCAACCTATTTCTAAAAATTGGATGATTACTCCCGGAGATTTAAATAATGGTAAACACTCCGCACCGAAAGATGTAATAAACTTGCTCGACAAAAGTCACCCTGGCAACAAATACCAAAACAATTCTGAGCTCCAACAAATGCAGCACTTGTTGTCAAGAGCAAGTTTTGGCGTCAGCGTGGAGGAAGCCCAAACCCTCTCATCTTCAACAACCGAAGAACTGGTCGATGTGCTGCTAAGTCCTCAAATGCCCCCTCCCCCGGATGTTTGGGTTGATGAACCGTTTGATATCAATGAGTATCGCAACTGGACTCAAGAGCAACGCCAGGCGTTTTTAATGCTTAATCGAGAAAGGATGAACGAATTGCGCGGCTGGTGGCTGCAGCTCATGATGGCCTCGCCGATGAACCTCCAGGAAAAAATGACTTTATTCTGGCATGGGGTTTTTACCTCCGATTTGAACTCTTCGATACTTGCTCAACTCGCATATAAACAAAACAACACCTGGCGCGAACACTCAATGGGGAACTTCAGAGCCTTTCTAAAGGCGATGTACAAAGACCCGACAATGTTGTTTTATTTAAATGGGGTGGAGAACATTGCAGCCGCGCCAAATGAAAATTTTGCCCGTGAACTTTTGGAGTTGTTTACAATGGGCGTTGGAAATTATACTGAAACTGACATTAAAGAAGCAGCGAGAGCTTTTACAGGCTGGCAAGCCGACTTCTATAATCTAAATTCATTTTTAAACCCAAATTTTCATGACAACGGCAGCAAAACTTTTTTTGGCCAAACTGGAAATTTCGATGGCGATGATATTATTGACATCATCCTTGAACAGCCGCAAACCGCAGTTTACATCTGCCGGCGACTTTATGAATTTTTTGTGAGCCGGGAAGTTGACGACGATTTCGTAAACAATCTTGCGGATATTTTTCGTTCAAATGATTATGAAATCAAACCGGTTCTGAGAGAAATTCTTACCAGCACACATTTTTATAGCGAAAATGTTATGTCATCCCTCATTAAATCTCCGGTAGACTTAACCATGAGCAACGTGCGAATGCTGTCTCCGGATAGTGTCGATGTATTTGCTCTGCTCTTTTTCCAGGCTATTATCGATCAGGAAATTATGAACCCGCCAAATGTGGCAGGCTGGCCGGGCCAACGCTCCTGGATTTCTCCTACCACTTACGTTTTGCGAAATACAGTCTCGGAAATCTTTGTAAGCAAGGATCTACTTAGAAATGAAACTCCTTTTGAGTTTGATCCTATAAAATTTGCACTGAGCTTTAATTTAACCAACGCCAGAGAACTCACCGAAGCCATGATTACCCATCTCGTGCGTTTACCGGTTAGCCAACAACAAATTGATTTTCTCGTGACCGTCATACTTGGAACTGCCAGTGAAGAGGACTGGTCCTTACAGTATCCCGGGGCAGATCGTTTAGTGACGCAGTGTCTTGTGCAGATACTGCGGTTGCCTGAATTTCATTTAAATTAAGACTC is from candidate division KSB1 bacterium and encodes:
- a CDS encoding DUF1800 domain-containing protein, with product MEKLFKSLKPAKSSSKTKVKRRRYKFYPDLPYDPQLAPGALEDQPISKNWMITPGDLNNGKHSAPKDVINLLDKSHPGNKYQNNSELQQMQHLLSRASFGVSVEEAQTLSSSTTEELVDVLLSPQMPPPPDVWVDEPFDINEYRNWTQEQRQAFLMLNRERMNELRGWWLQLMMASPMNLQEKMTLFWHGVFTSDLNSSILAQLAYKQNNTWREHSMGNFRAFLKAMYKDPTMLFYLNGVENIAAAPNENFARELLELFTMGVGNYTETDIKEAARAFTGWQADFYNLNSFLNPNFHDNGSKTFFGQTGNFDGDDIIDIILEQPQTAVYICRRLYEFFVSREVDDDFVNNLADIFRSNDYEIKPVLREILTSTHFYSENVMSSLIKSPVDLTMSNVRMLSPDSVDVFALLFFQAIIDQEIMNPPNVAGWPGQRSWISPTTYVLRNTVSEIFVSKDLLRNETPFEFDPIKFALSFNLTNARELTEAMITHLVRLPVSQQQIDFLVTVILGTASEEDWSLQYPGADRLVTQCLVQILRLPEFHLN